The DNA sequence gatgcaagaaaattatttttagtcaaatacacaaactgcaaaatcagctaaaaatgataccccaaaATGTAGTgatggtgtatgatctaagtttctaTGAAAATCACAATGACAAATGTTTATTTGATGAAGTGGCCACTGACCCACAATCTATGTGATCAGAAATGAATTGCTTGCATTTGGGGAAGGCCGTAACGACGTGTTATAACAGACGAGTAAGGGAAAATAGCTGGTGGCCTGTAACCTGTAAAAAAGCTGGAACATGTTATGTCCAAGTTCAATACAGCTAAAGCTTACGGTCACAGATCTGTCGGAAATTATGTTAATAAAAAACGTTTCGTGCAAAAATACGCGCTAAaagatttgaatattttgttttaaattttagtcTAATATTGGAAACCCATGCTTTTTTGACTGAACTTTTTTCGGACCAAAAAGGCTCATTATCATGTAATGcccaaaaatattcaaaatcaatCGACTTAGCTTTTATTTCTTATGGAATTAATCACATTTCTGCGTTCAAACATAAACTAATGCAAGTTACTCAATCTTTTGTGAAAAAATGCAATGAAATGATGATAAGGCCTACTTTTGGATGTGTGAATTAGCAGGTACCTTAACAGAACtaccaaaataattttaaaatccagcAAGTCTTTGCATTTCACGCTTTTCGTGCACCGTTATCTTATCtacaaaaatttttaatattactAAAATACTTCTTCGAGAAAGTCTGAGAAGTCTGCAAAAATTGATCTATAAACACCAATTACATGCACATGAAAAACCTGACATCCTTAACGTGCAATACATGCCTGCAAAGACGACACATCCGATCCCATTTGTACACTGTTCAATCCTCTGGAAGGGAGCTCAGTCACTCCAGAAAGAACCGAGAACGTACTGTGCGACACCAACCTAAGTACTGTGCGATACCAACCTAAGTACTGTGCGACACCATCCTAAGTACTGTGCGAAACCAACCTAGGTTCTGTGTGAAACTAACCTAGGTACTGTGTAACACCAACCTAAGCAACTCTGGTCCAGACCCTGAAATTGAGCGTATCCTGTCAGATTGTGCAAGTTAGCTGTACAAACACTGACGATGATCTACGGCATGTCACTTGTATGGACCGTTCCTGTTGGTGCTATTCCAAGGTTACCGCAATTTTCAAGACAGGTGCTCGCCAAGATGCTGCGCACAATTTATGGACCAGTCACACGTAACCAGAATCTGCTGCAAGCTGCTGGGGCATGTAATATAATGCAGCATCATTAATTAGCCAGATGATCCACCAAGTCCTTGATAACTGCAAACTGGGCTTCTTGGTACGGCCATTTGATGAAAAAGTCGACCACTATGGCATCTGGGAAAACACGTACACATCAACGGATATATTCATTCCTCAGCAGGAGGACCAAGTACCGCTTGGTGTTGTAATGGAGACTAGTTCCGAATGTAGTTTACGCAGTTAAGTCTCTAGAGCAGCGTTGTCTGTCATGCTGTACAGGTACACCTTCCGAAGATAGCACTGCATATAAGTAGTGAAGAGTGAAGCTATCCTTCTGctatatttttccattacggTTTCtgtttgttgcgggcctactttgcgatacaTATCTCTATGACTGTGTTTGGGTGTTATGCGCTACagggaaatctactcttaccttttattttttcgtgTATTTGTAACAGAACCAGTAAATATTACAATACCTTCTACCCAAAcgttagactagccactagactgataataaggaatttgtaacaaaatgtccgacttttgtgatttttcttttatttcatgtaagagtgacaaatgccagtctattttcaagatatttttcttAGAGAACTGATTGAACatagccatgagaaaaccaacatagtgatagtgcgtttgcgaccagcatggagccagacgAGCCTGTgcgaccgcgcagtctggttaggatccatgctgttcgctctcaaagcctattggaattagagaaactgttagcgaacagcatggatcctgcgcagtcgatcctgaccagactgcgcggatgcgcagtctggtctggatccatggtggtcgcaaacgcactatgttggttttctcatggcgaggatCAAAATGTTTAGTAAAATCTAAAATGTCATAAACTAATTCTATCATCTGTCATCGAACAACAGAAATATCCTTTTAATAAAGCCTTAATTGAAATCATCATTACCCCTGTGATAATATCATTTAGAACTGTAAACATTCAAgtacattttcaaagaaaaactaCTTGAATGTTTATCATCTTTATTCATTGTTTCGTAGGCCACAAATTGAGCTCTATATTTAAGGATCATTTCCTACATAGAATACATATTACGATGcactatcaaaatatttttttcaataacagCATCTTGGACCTTCTGAGAAAAAATCTAATAATTGTAACTGATGACATGTAGATACTACTATTATACACTGTATTTATGGACACTACAGTTCCTATTTCACCAGAGATTAAAATGAACTAGTCAATGATGCATGTTTATCTGCTATTATATCTGAAGGAGTTTAGTATTGAGGATGAACAAAACATGCTGATGAATATCAATAACTTtcacattttaagcaattttCAAATCAAGTATAATTGAAAGAAATGGTTAAAATGCTAAACAAGATAATCCATGTATTTTCATTTGACATTTGCGACACTTACAAATGAATTTCTGTCCTGTTTTGCGGTAAATATATCATTATCagtattttctaaattgttatctaAGGCGAATGTATACAATGTTGTACATGTATTAATGATAACCAGCACATATTAATGTGTTCACAATATGTgaaagtaaataataataaattcataCAGTTCAGATTATAATggattcaattttgaaataacgtTTTGTTTAAATTAACTACAGTTCACAAATGTATATCGGTGCGCGGAGAGGATTGGAAATACAAAAGGCAAAAAAACAAGCAGTTCATCTCCCTTTGTATACATGTGAATATTTGAAATCACATGGAAATGTTTGAGGGTACATGTTCAGCAAGAGCCTGTCGAACCATCTTTGGAGGAATATTGGTTCATTTGTGTCTAGGGATTTTCTATATATTTGGTAAAAACGTTTGGTTTTTTCAATTCACTTGTTTTCTTAAACACTTAACGTGTATAAATATACGACTGTCTCTGAAATACGTTCGTCAAAACATTCACTAACGACTGTACAGTTTGACTAGTATGGCTTTTGCCTACACTCAAACCGCGTGTTACTGATCTATGTGTCCCTATACTAGAAGTGACTGATGTATACTGACGAATTTTAACTACATGTTTATTCATACTATGCCGTTTGCATTTAGACTACATTTTGTTCTCTTTATATTTAGGTAATATAAGTCCATATATGATCTCGTACCTGCGTAACAGAACCAGTGAGCATACGTTGAGCAATGTGGACAGTTTGTGGATTAACAACGCCGCACAGGTCGTTACGCCATTCGCAGTAACTATTGGTGGATTGATTGACAGACGTCTGGGAGTTAGAATCGCTACGGCAACCGGTTGTATCATTTTCTGGTAACGTAGACCGAAGGTTAAACTACTTCTTCATTTAGGGTCTCTTAAAGTAAAACGTGACAAACTCCGAGATACATAAAAGCAAACCTTGGTATCACTATACAAGTACATGCCAGTCAAGTTGGTAAAAGTGCAAACATTGCTCGTGCAAATGCTAACACTCTGAGCATTAGTGTCGATGAaagactgtatatatatatattccataacatatacattttaacattagGAAGCATGGCTTTTATTATACAGAAAAGTATTCATTAACTATATAACGTTAGATCTAATATGAATACGAGGGCGAGCTCGGCCAGTATAAAAAACCCAGCATTATGAAAATTTCGACGTTACGAGCTTTGAGTCGTGATTAACTGAAAAACTCGCCCACTATAGAACccataaatgttttttaatttttagacggCATATTGAAAACTATTGTGCTCTTATCCCCACTTTCGCTTCAGTGACGACTTTTATCAGCTCGTAACCTTTGCAGTTATTACAACTGGAATTAACACTTGAATTTACTAAACAGGATCCgtgttttttttgtgatttatattaagtaataaatgttataaactcAATATTACCGTGTAATTGATTAACATAATCTTAATTGCTTTCATAACTTTACACTGAACAGTCGTATTGAACTTTGACTGTCCTAAGTCCACTAACCATGTAATACATACTAACATAGGTCAGGCAATCGTTTATTACTAACATTCAAATAAAGTCATATTTCAGAAATTGTATTACAGACTGTCATACGAAAGTCTtggttttattaattatttcagttCCGGAGTTGCACTCACATATTTTACTATCAAGAAATCTCTTGTAATGGTAGCTTTGTCCTACGGAGCTCTAGCAAACTTCGGGTCTTTTATTGCATATGGACCACCAGCACAGTGTGCTGTAAAGGTAGTATCAGTACACTTCGCTTACGTGTCATAGCATTTTCCATAACATAGCCTGATAAAATATGTCTAAAGCTTATGAAgcagcattttcaaaatgaaagttgTTTTAGCTGTTACGCATATATAAATACTGTTCGTCCGTCCACTCACAACCCCCATCCCCGCCATTTTTCCGGACGATAACATTTTGATAGATGACATTTGAAGAATGAACAGTGCATTAGACCCGTTACACAATCGTGAATACATTACAATCAACCTCCTATAATAGTTTATGTTTTTAAAGCAATGACCTTACAAATGTCAATAAGCTTGGCGTAATGGTAAGTGACAATTAGGTAAAGAGCAGTGCATAAAACTTTGAACAGTTTTAGAACTATATAATTGTTGTACTTAATTTATGAAAAAGATGTTGGTGATATTAAGGCTTTCTCCAAGGCTGCTTTCCAGTTTTAACGACAGTAAAGTGGTTTTAAAGGAGTTGGAATCATATTACTGACGCATATCCAGTTTGCCTCTTGTATGAATGTACAATGCATACTAGTAATGCCCCATTATAACTCACAAAACTTTATTGACTGAATATTCTTTCAACAGTTTCATATAGGTTTTCAATGTTAgcatttataaacatatttatcattattcTTTTGCTTGCCAGTTACATATTCTGTTGATATCAGATACGATATGAGAGCACCTGCTCAGTACGTGTACCTTTAGACAATTTTCTTAATGctcaaaaccatgaaatttctttTGCAGTATAAATATTGTCTTAAATTACTCTTCCTTTGATATTGTAATGACTTTTGCCTCCACACTTGTAAGAAGACCACCATTCGAAACGGGTATGTCATTTTATAGTTTAAATCTTTTATACTTAGTGGTTTCCTAAAAGACCTGGTTTTGCTGCCGGGCTGATAGTGTGCGGTTCTGGAGGCGGGGCTCTGATTTTCAACCAGGTcgttacaatgtatataaatccAGGTAACCTATCTCCAGATCTTGAAACAGCAGATGGGGAAAAGTAAGTGgataacatttatataaatagaaagtatATTCTAGGTCTTGGCTTCAAGCAACGACCgacttgttttaaaacaaatcagGGACAATAACTCTTGTCGTATTAGATTCGAAATCGAAAAAAATGGCACCGGATTGATAACATTTAAAGCAGcaattcaatattttgaaaagtttgtcgGTATTTTAAGCCTCTCCTCTTCCCCCaataaaacaaacagttgaaaAGTCATATTGATATCAGCAAAAAAGTTTATTTTCCACGTAATCATATATTAACCTTTGTCATGCTTAGTTGTTTCAAGCAAGAGCTGTCGGAATGCCAGGGACAGGCGTTCAATAATAAGCGAATGATTAGAAGGAGTTTAATGGGTGTAATGAAACCAACATCGAAAGCTCTACCATAATTCTTTAACCTGAAAGCAACAACGATGGGAGCGGAGACGCCAGGACTAATATAATTACCCtaattattcttcgaatagtcgactGAAAATGGTAGCAGGCCATTAGGCCTATAAATACTCAAACCAAATATCAATATCAACTCAACGTGGCTTTGATATGGCCGCTGgaggaaggacggacagacagacaggcggaCGGTAGAACACAATAACAAAGTCACAACTGTATCCCTTTTCCGCGAAGGGTAAATGTGGTGACATTCATGATATTATCACAAGTGATCGCATTTTTAGACCAATTAAAGAAGTGTAACACATATAACTAAACTTGCATACAAAACATTTGCGAACTTAGACCTACCCTGattcatatttgaacaaagtGTAACAGGTATCCAAGAGTGTTGTCGTATTAGTGGCGATTGGAGGACATTGTTCCTTAATAATTTATATCAAGGAGTTGACTTTTTACTGATTTtgtagaataaaaaataaaaaattaaagagGTGTCCAGTATTGAAAACAACTTATGACGTGACAGTAGTACATGTTTAATCCTTGGAAAAGCTTgcaatataattgagccgcgccatgagaaaaccaacacagcgcgtttgcgaccagcatggatccagaccagcctgcgcatccacgcattctggtcaggatccatgctgttcgctttcaaagcctattgcaattagagaaaccgtcagcgaacagcagctgggtctggattcatgctggtcgcaaatggactacgttggttttctcatggtgcggctcagtttagaataaatatattcatgCACAATACATCTTTACAGATATTTCACAGACAAGGATGTATTAGACAGAATACCAAAAGTGTTTCTATTGCTGGCAGGGATCTATGTTTGTCTACAATGTATTGGAATTCTTCTTTTAACAACAAGACCTACAGACACGGAAGTATGCAACTTTGAATATTTACTTCATGCTTTCAGTGTACATTATCGCTAATGTCTATTTCCAGATAGCAAAGTTTATAAAATGAACCAATGTcgttcatatttttttctgtatgattCCATATCCTGTATGGTTCCATATCCTGCCagtttttagttttgtttgttttcggtttagtATCGTCTTTATGTAACAGCGGCCACTTAATCTTATCACAGTTCTTATAGagtttgtaccagtacaaacttgctctctgcaagtaattgccaacttttCCACATGGAGCTATAGGGACGAATGCTTTGAGACATAATGTCTTCTGTCATGCATATCGCCCTAAGATCGAGCTCACAACGACATGAACTATATATCCGCGCTTTTTCTATAGGTATAAACAGGCAATTTTCCATAAGCCCGCTGGACGAGTTTTTCAGTACAGTACGGATTAACGCATGACCGTAATTGCTTGGTAACTGTGACGCCAACAAACATTCTGTAAATTGATACACGTGGCACATGCAACATAGCAACTTCCATTTGTTCGGTTTAATACAATGAAGTCATATGCTGCAATGGCAGATGGAAACCTGAAATATCATTACAAATGCACACTGTCATAATATGTGTGAATGTGTTTTTTTCGCCctttgaaatatgaatttttatatGGATATTTAGTTTGCTACAGACAGTTAACCAGTCTACTACATGAGCGCTTACCTATGTGTAAGTTtcagtgtaaacattttttcagttGGCCCGGAGGTGCCAGTATAACAGAGAGAAGAATGAGCACGACGGAAATGAGGAAGATTCACCGCTGGTCGATGTCACACACAAGTAAGAATGATATTCTACCAACAATTACCGACACAAACTATAGTGATACACTTAACGGTGTTTTGGAAAACTTATAACTAACATCCTATATGTATATGTTGAATAAATTCATCTGCATGTATTGTCAAGGGCGATCTAGGATTTGGGGTCAGAAGGGGTAAGATCACCACAGAGGaccttttaataaaatttgataaaaatagtgaatctgtttaatatgttggcCTATCCACACGCCTGCACGATCTATCGCCGGTAGTACTTCCGTACTGACGGATTGCCTTCCGGTAAGGCATAA is a window from the Mercenaria mercenaria strain notata chromosome 7, MADL_Memer_1, whole genome shotgun sequence genome containing:
- the LOC123553875 gene encoding uncharacterized protein LOC123553875 isoform X1 — encoded protein: MEMFEGTCSARACRTIFGGILVHLCLGIFYIFGNISPYMISYLRNRTSEHTLSNVDSLWINNAAQVVTPFAVTIGGLIDRRLGVRIATATGCIIFCSGVALTYFTIKKSLVMVALSYGALANFGSFIAYGPPAQCAVKWFPKRPGFAAGLIVCGSGGGALIFNQVVTMYINPGNLSPDLETADGEKYFTDKDVLDRIPKVFLLLAGIYVCLQCIGILLLTTRPTDTELARRCQYNREKNEHDGNEEDSPLVDVTHKAIEKVQMKTVLYKMLTDKNAYIWWIILFNLYGGMTIANGLYKVYGQTFIADDHFIALIGSLSAVFNCVFRPVWGMMMDKYGFQVAVKLASACFVCLSCTIMHTETLGKVAFLLWICGMYGSSCCVMSIGPATLAELFGVEYMAINMGFTFSAVTAAALTVGFIGLDLQNILGWHGLFLLTGFMGATAFFVTFLFDGRDAEGNLI
- the LOC123553875 gene encoding uncharacterized protein LOC123553875 isoform X2, whose amino-acid sequence is MCQGSDWRCSFSYGNISPYMISYLRNRTSEHTLSNVDSLWINNAAQVVTPFAVTIGGLIDRRLGVRIATATGCIIFCSGVALTYFTIKKSLVMVALSYGALANFGSFIAYGPPAQCAVKWFPKRPGFAAGLIVCGSGGGALIFNQVVTMYINPGNLSPDLETADGEKYFTDKDVLDRIPKVFLLLAGIYVCLQCIGILLLTTRPTDTELARRCQYNREKNEHDGNEEDSPLVDVTHKAIEKVQMKTVLYKMLTDKNAYIWWIILFNLYGGMTIANGLYKVYGQTFIADDHFIALIGSLSAVFNCVFRPVWGMMMDKYGFQVAVKLASACFVCLSCTIMHTETLGKVAFLLWICGMYGSSCCVMSIGPATLAELFGVEYMAINMGFTFSAVTAAALTVGFIGLDLQNILGWHGLFLLTGFMGATAFFVTFLFDGRDAEGNLI